The Neisseria animaloris genome segment CGACAACGTAAACGCCTACCGCGCCGAAAACATGCAGCCGCATCTGGAAAAACTGCGGGCGCCGCTGGGTGTGTATGCCACTTTGGGCAATCATGATTTGTTCGGTCACGAGCGCGAAATCTACGAAGAACTCACTAAAGCGGGCATTAAAGTGCTTGCCAATGAAAGTACGGTGGTGGACGGCCGTTTGCTGGTAGTGGGCCGCAACGATGATTTGGACAGAAGCCGCCCCGCTACGGAAACCTTACTGCGCGGCCAAAACACCGCTTTACCCGTGCTGTTGATGGACCACCGTCCTACCGATATCGAAGCTCACAGCAAACTGCCGATAGACGTTCAGGTGTCCGGCCATGTGCACAACGGCCAAGTGGCGCCGGCCAATTTAATCGTCCGCTTTCTCAACCGTCTGCACTACGGCTACGAGCAAATCGGCAACGGCCACTTTTTCGTTACTTCGGGTTACGGCTTTTGGGGCGTGCCGCTGCGTTTGGGTTCGCAATCGGAAGTGTGGATTATTGATGTGAAAGGCAAATAGCTGAAAAATGGCTTGAGGCCGTCTGAAAACATTTCAGACGGCCTCAAACAAAAAGCTCCTCAATCGGGAGCTTTTTGTTTTTATCAACAGAGCAGGCGAATTAAGCCTTTTTGTTGGCCAAAGCCGCTTTAATGTAAGCGGTAAACAGCGGGTGGCCTTTACGCGGCGTAGAGGTAAATTCCGGATGGAACTGGCAGGCGAAGAACCACGGGTGTTCGGGCAGTTCGATGGTTTCCACCAAACGCTCGCGGCCTGCGGATACACCGCCGATCACCAAACCGGCTTGTTCGAGCTGCGGCAGGAAGTTGTTGTTGACTTCGTAGCGGTGGCGGTGGCGTTCTTTGATTTCGGTGCTGCCGTAGATTCTGGCGGCAAGGCTGTCGGGTTTGAGTTCGACTTCTTGCGCGCCTAAGCGCATGGTGCCGCCCAAGTCGGTGTTTTCGTCGCGTTTTTCCACGCTGCCGTCGGCGGTTTGCCATTCGTCGATTAGGGCGACAACGGGGTAGGCGGTTTTCAGGTCGAACTCGGTTGAGTTTGCGCCTTCCATGCCGGCAACGTCGCGTGCGTATTCGATGAGTGCAATCTGCATGCCCAAGCAAATGCCCAGATAAGGCACTTTGTTTTCACGCGCGTATTTCACGGCGGCGATTTTGCCTTCTACGCCGCGGATACCGAAACCGCCGGGCACTAAAACGGCATCCATGCCTTTCAGGCAGTCGGTGCCTTCTTTTTCGATGGCTTCGCTGTCGATGTAGGTAATCTGCACGTCGGTTTCGGTGTGGATGCCGGCGTGTTTCAGGGCTTCGGTGAGCGATTTGTAGGATTCGGTCAGATCGACGTATTTGCCGACCATGGCGATTTTGACGGTGTGTTTGGGGTTTTTAATCGCGTAAACGATTTTTTTCCACTCGGTCAAATCGGCCTGTTGCACGTTTAATTGTAACTGCTCGCAAATGATGTTGTCGATGCCTTGGCTGTGGAGCATTTCGGGTATTTCGTAAATGCTGTCGGCATCGTAGCTGCCGGCCACGGCGCGCTCTTCGACGTTGCAGAAGAGGGCGATTTTGCGTTTTTCTTCATCGGGCAGGATGCGGTCCATACGGCAGATAAGCACGTCGGGCTGGATACCGATTTCGCGCAATTCTTTAACGGAATGCTGGGTCGGTTTGGTTTTGATTTCGCCCGCTGCGGCAATGTAGGGAACGTAGCTCAGATGGACAAACAGGGTGTTGTTGCGGCCGAGCTGGCTGCGCATTTGGCGGATGGCCTCCAAGAAAGGCAGCGATTCGATGTCGCCCACGGTGCCGCCGATTTCGACGATGGCGACATCATGGCCTGCCGCGCCTTCGTGGATTTTGCGTTTGATTTCGTCGGTGATGTGCGGGATAACCTGCACGGTGCCGCCCAAATAGTCGCCGCGGCGTTCTTTGGCAATCACATGTTCGTACACTTGGCCTGCGCTGAAGCTGTTGCGCCTGAACATGGTGGAGTTGATAAAACGCTCGTAGTGGCCGAGGTCGAGGTCGGTTTCCGCGCCGTCTTCGGTAACGAACACTTCGCCGTGCTGGAAGGGGCTCATGGTGCCGGGATCGACGTTGATATAGGGGTCGAGCTTGAGCATGGTTACTTTCAAGCCGCGCGATTCGAGAATGGTGGCAATAGAAGCGGCGGCGATACCTTTACCGAGTGAAGATACGACGCCGCCGGTTACGAAAATAAATTTGGTCATGATGTTTACCGCTCGTTTTGAATGCGTGATTTTACCTTGAATGGGGTTTGCCTTCAACTTTAGAGGCCGTCTGAAAAAACGATAATGCTTGCTTTCAGATGGCCTCTCGGTGCTATGTGGTTAAGATTTTTGGGCTTCTTCGCGCAGTTCGCGGCGGAGGATTTTGCCGACGTTCGATTTAGGCAATTCGTCGCGGAATTCGATGTCTTTCGGCACTTTATAGGCGGTCAGCTCGGTGCGGCAAAAGGCGATAAGCTCTTCTTTTGTAAGCGAAGGGTCTTTTTTCACAACGAAAAGTTTGAGGGCTTCGCCGGTTTTTTCGCTGGCTACGCCGATACAGGCCACTTCGAGCACTTTGTCGTGGTGGGCGACCACTTCTTCGATTTCGTTGGGATAAACGTTGAAGCCGGAAACGACAATCAGGTCTTTTTTGCGGTCAACCAGTTTGAACCAGCCTTTTTCGTCGACAACGGCAATGTCGCCGGTTTCGAGAAAGCCGCGGCTGTCGATGGTTTTCGCGGTTTCTTCGGGGCGGTTCCAATAGCCTTTCATCACTTGCGGGCCGCGCACCCACATTTCGCCGGGTTGTCCTATCGGCACTTCTTTGCCGTCGGCATCACGCAGCTCGATTTCGGTGGAAGGCACGGGCAGGCCGATGCTGCCGGTGTAAGAAGGAATGCTGAGCGGGTTGCAGCATACGCCGGGGCTGGCTTCGGTGAGACCGTAGGCTTCGACAATCGGCGTGCCGGTGATGTTTTTCCATTTTTCGGCCACGGGTTTTTGGGTGGCCATGCCGCCGGCGAGAGTGAGTTTGAGGGCGGAAAAGTCGATTTCGGCCAGTTCGGGGCGGTTGACCATGGCGTTAAACAAGGTGTTTACGCCGATGAATACGCTGATTTTTTCTTTTTTCAATTCGCCCATAAAGCCTTTCATGTCGCGCGGATTGGTAATCAGCAGGATTTTGGCACCGGCTTGGGTGAAAATCATCAGGTTGATGGTTAAAGCCAAGATGTGATACAGCGGCAGCGCGGCAATTACGATTTCTTTGCCGGGCTCCAACAGGTTTTTAATCCATTCGGCGGCCTGCTGCATATTGGCGCAGATGTTGCCGTGGGTAAGGATGGCACCTTTGGCCACGCCGGTGGTGCCGCCGGTGTATTGCAGAAAGGCGGTGTCGTCGCGGGTAAGTGCTACGGGGGTAAACGGATGCGCCGCACCTTGTTTTAAGGCCGTCTGAAAAGGAATGATGTTGGCGATGCGGTATTCGGGCACCATTTTTTTGACTTTGCGTACCACAAAGTTCATCAATTTGCCTTTCAGCCCGAACATGTCGCCGACGGTGGCGACGATCACGTTTTTCACTTTGGTGCGCGGCAAAACCAGTTCCAGCGTGTTGGCGAAGTTTTCCAGCACCACGATGGTGGTCGCGCCGCTGTCGTTGAGCTGGTGTTCAAGCTCGCGCGGGGTGTAAAGAGGATTGGTGTTGACCACGATCATGCCTGCTTTCAATGCGCCGAAAAGGGCGATGGGGTATTGCAGCAGGTTGGGCATCATGATGGCGACGCGCTCGCCACGCGGCAGTTTGAGGGTGTTTTGCAGAAACGAAGCAAAATCGGTAATCAGCTTGGACGTTTCGGCGTAAGTGAGGGTTTTGCCCATGTTTTGAAAAGCGGGCAGATGGCTGTGTTTACCGGCGCTTTCTTGGAACACTTCGATAATCGAGTTGTAGCGTTCGGCGTCGATTTCGGCATTGATGCCTTGCTCGTAGCTTTGGAGCCAGATTTTTTCCATAAAGTGAGTTTCCTTGTTGTGAGGCCGTCTGAAAATCAGGTTGGCTTTTCAGACGGCCTGACTTGTTATTTTGTAATGATAACCGGTTTGTCGGTAGCCGTAATGATGCCGCCGCCCAAGCATACGTCGCCGTCGTAGAGTACGGCGGATTGGCCGGGGGTAACGGCCCATTGCGGTTCGTCGAACAGCAGCTCGGCGGTTTCGTCGTCGATGTAGCGCAGTTTGCACGGCGCATCGGCCATGCGGTAGCGGGTTTTGCAGGTATAGCGGCCTTCGGCGGGGCGTTCGGGCAGTGTCCAGCTTAAATCGTTCATGGTCAGGCTCTTGGTGTAGAGCAGCGGGTGGTCGTGGCCTTGTACGACGGTTAATCGGTTGCGGGTCAGATCTTTGCCGGCTACAAACCACGGTTCGCCCGCGCCGCCGATGCCCAAACCTTTGCGCTGGCCGATGGTGTAGAACATCAGGCCGACGTGTTCGCCTACTTTTTTGCCTTCGGGCGTAACCATGTCGCCGTTGTCGGTGGGCAGGTATTGTTGCAGGAACTCGCGGAACGGGCGTTCGCCGATAAAGCAGATGCCGGTGCTGTCTTTTTTGGCGGCGGTCGGCAACTCGGCCTCGGCGGCAAGACGGCGCACTTCGGGTTTTTCCAAGTCGCCGAGCGGGAAAATGGCGCGTTCGAGCTGGTGCGGTTTGAGACGGTATAAAAAGTAGCTTTGGTCTTTGTTGTTGTCGAGACCTTTGAGCAGGTAGTGCACGCCGTCGCGCACTTCTTTGCGGGCGTAGTGGCCGGTGGCAATCACGTCTGCGCCTTGTTCGACGGCGTAGTCGAGAAAGCATTTGAATTTGATTTCGGCGTTGCACAATACGTCGGGATTGGGCGTGCGGCCTGCCGAATATTCTGTGAGAAAATAAGCGAATACGTTGTCTTTGTATTGGGAGGCGAAGTTGACGATATCGATGTCGATGCCGATGATGTCGGCCACGGCGATGGCATCAAACGAGTCTTGTTTGATGCTGCAATATTCGTCGTTGTCGTCGTCTTCCCAGTTTTGCATGAAAACGCCGCGCACTTGATGGCCTTGCTGTTTGAGCAGATACGCGGTTACGGATGAATCAACGCCGCCGGATAGGCCGACGATGATGTTTTGCGGAGTGGATGTGTGCATGATGCAGATGCAGGAAATAGAAGGGGAATTTAAGAAGGTAAGATTTTAACACAGGTTGGGTTGATGTTATGAAGAGGCCGTTTGGGAAGAGTTGGCGGAGATGTTTTCAGACGGCCTGTTTGCTAACGGGTAAAGCGCATATCTATATGGGGAATTCCGTCTTCCGAATATTCTTCCGACACGGTTTCGTAACCGAAGCACCGATAAAACGGCAGCAGATAGGTTTGTGCTTGCAAGTAGATAGTGCGGTACTGCCAAACGGTTTGGATATAGTTCATGCCGCGTTGCAAGGTTTCGGCAGCAAGACCTTGCCTGCGGTATTCGGCGGCAACGGCCAATCGGCCTATGGCTGCAGGGGCGATGGGATGATCGGGCGTTTTAAGAATGCGGGCGTAAGCGGCAACGGTATTTTCGTTGCCGTAGTAAATGTGCACGGCTTCGAGGTCGAGGCCGTCTGAATCTAAAAATGCACAGTTTTGTTCGACCACGAAAATGCGGCTGCGTAATTGCAGGATGCGGTAAAGCTCAAGGTTGGTAAGTTGGGGAAAGGTTTTACTGTGCCATTGCATATTGATGCTCCGGTAAACAATGGGTGGATAAATATCAAAGGCCGTCTGAATGTTTATTTTCAGACGGCCTTTCGGATTAAGATGTTGTTTCCTCTTCTTCAAAGGCGGAATCGGCATTTTCCGGCAGCAAATCGTTTTCGTTGAAGTCCGGTTCCGGTTCGCTCTCGAATACTTTACCGTTCAATTTCAGACGGCCTTTGTTTAATTCTATCAGCGTGCGGATATTGCCGTCGTTTAATGTCAAATATTGCTCGCGCGCCATTGAGTTTACGGTGCTGTCTACCATCAGACGCAGGGTTTCGTTGATGTCCTCGATGCTGGCACGGCCTTCCGCGGCATCTTCGGGGTTGACGCTGAAGATGCTACCGGCTTGGTTAATGGCCAATTCTTCAAGCAGTTTTTGCGGCACGCGCATGTCGAGTTTGGCTTCGGTTTTTTTCACCATGGCACCGAAGTCGTTCATATCGGCTCGGGTAAGGCCGTTGAAACGCATTTCGCCTTTCACGTCGACCATGCCTTGCGGCATGGTGAAGTTGAAGGCTTTTACTTTGAGTACGGGGTTTTGGGTAAACAGCCCTGCGGCCTCGGTTTTGGCGGTTTTCAACAGTTCGTTTTGAATTTGCTCTTCGGTCATTTCGGTCGAAGCGAGTTCAGCCATCTTGTTTTTGATGGCAAGCAGGCCTTTAGCATCGAGATGTTCGGCTGCGATGTCGATATCCAACGGGCCGTAACGGTCGTTGCCGTAGGTTAGGGTTTGGAAGCGGAAACGCCCTTTGCTGTCTATCCAGCCGCCGTTTTCATGGGTTTCGGTATCAAAGCGGAGTTTTTCAAGCAAGATTTTAGAAGGTGCCACCGTGCCGGTGGGGTTAATGAAAGCGCCGATCTGCAAATCGGTAACCAGATTGACCAGTTCGTTTAATTTGACATTATAATCAATGCCTTCTTTCCATTGCAGCGAGAGTTTGTCTAAGGAAAATTCGCTGCGGCCCAACGCCAAGCGGTTGCTGCCGTCGATGGTTTGGGTGCGGAGGCGCAGGTTTTCCATGCCGACGTCGCCTTTGTCGGCCAGTTTGATTTGCAGAGCAGGCGCTGAGTAATCATGGGTGTAGTTTTGGAAGTCGGCTTGGTATGATGTAGCACCTTCCAGCCCTTTCCAGTTGAGTTTGATACCGGAAAGTTCTTCGTAATCGAAAGAAGGCACATTGAGTGTGATTTTTCCGTTTCCGTTTAAATAAACGGTGTTGGTCATGCTCACCGGAGTTTGCCCGCCGAAAAAGCGTGCCAGCACTTTGGCTGTTTCAGGGTGATACTTGAATTCGGTTTCCACATGGGCGCGAACGGGTGTCAATCCGCCCGCAAACGGGCCGTGTTTGATGTGGTTGACGACGGTAATCGGCTCTTTTAATAAGGTTTTGAGATTATCGGGCAGGTATTTTTGAGTGTTGTGAAGCAGGGTGGGTTTCAGGCGGATTACGGTGGTTTCGGTGGCACCAAACCAGCCCCGTTCGTATTGGTGTGATTCGACCGTTAAAAAGCTGGACTGTGCGAGCAGTGTTTGCTGTGCGTTCAGGCTTTCTTCGGTTTTGGTACCGAGATAGTAGGGCAAGCCGATAAAAATAGCGGCCAACGCAAAAACTGCGGCCAATGATACGGAAATCAGGAGCTTTTTCATTGCTTCAAATAGATAAAACGGAAAGTTTGAAGAATAGCATCATTTATAGGATTTGTCTTTGCAGTGGCTTTCAGACGGCCTGATGTCATAATTGTTGGCAATATTGATTAAATAATATTTTACTGGGAAAATATTATTTTAATTTTTAAGTATTTTCGCCGTCAGATGGTTCGCTTGTACGGATTGTTGTCGAGCGGCAGGCGGCATTAATGAAAACGAGGGATAGGTAGAATATGAATAAATTGGCAGCGGTTTTGGTAGGAGTATGGTTGGGTCTGCAATTAGGCGTGGGTTATTTGGTTGCGCCGATATTATTCCAAAATATGGGTAGAATGGAAGCTGGGGCTTTGGCCGGTGTGATGTTTAATGTGGTAGCTTATACCGGCATGGCGGTTTGGCTGCTGGTTTACTTTATCGGCCGCGCCGAATTGAACAGACATGTGATGCGTTCGCATACCAATAAGTTTGTATTGGCGTTGTTATCGTTTTTGGCGGCCAATCAGTTTTTGGTTACTCCCGTTATCGAAGCGCATAAAGCGGGGACGACAAATTGGCTGTTATCGCTCATCGGCGGCTCATTCGGCCAGTGGCACGGTATCTCGAGTATTATCTATATGATATGCAGCGTGCTGGCCTTGGGGTTGGTTTTCCGCTTGTTGAAATTGGATTGGTATTAAGTATATTGTTTTTTAGAAAGAGGCCGTCTGAAACATATCGTTTATGTTTCAGACGGCCTCTTCAGCTAGATTGGATAGTCGGATCATATCCGCGGCCGGTCAGATATCTTTGCTGATTAGAGTGTTGCTGGATTTTTCGTCGGGCAGCAGCCAGTTGAGCAGAATGGCTAAAATGGCACACAGGCCCACGCCGGCGAAACTCATGCTGCCGAATTTGATAACCATGCCGCCCACGCCTGTGGTCAACACCGAGCTGACGATAACCAGATTTTTCGGCTGCATCAGATTTACTTTGGCATCAATCAAGGTTTTTAAACCAAGTGATGCGATGGTTCCGAACAGTAAAATCATGATGCCGCCCATTACCGGCAATGGAATCGAAGCCAAAAAAGCATTGAATTTTCCGAAAAACGCCATGCTGATGGCAAAAATTGCCGCCCAAGTCATGATTTTTGGATTGCTGTTTTTGGTAATCATCACCGCACCTGTTACTTCACCGTAAGTGGTTACCGGCGGGCCGCCGATTAACCCGGCTACGCATACGCCCAAGCCGTCGCCTGCTAAAGTTTTATCCAACCCAGGGTCTTTTGCATAATCGTTGCCGGTTACTTTGCCGATAGCCATTACCCCACCGATGTGTTCGATGGCGGGTGCAATGGCAACAGGCAGCATAAACAAAGCCGCCTGCCAGTTGATTTGCGGCGTTTCAAAATGGGGAACGGCAAACCACGGAGCATTCATGATCGGCGCGGTATCCACCAATCCCATCACTAAGGCCAAGGCATAACCGGCGGCAACACCAATTAAAATCGGAACCAGTTTCATCATTTTGCTACCGAATACGGCAACGATAACGGTAACCGCAAAAGTAAAGCCGGAGAGCAACAGCGATTGCGTATAGTCTATTACTTGTTCACCTCCGGCTTGTCCCATTGCCATTTGGCTGGCTACGGCTGCAACCGACAAACCGATAACCATAATCACAGGGCCGATGACAACCGGCGGCAAAAGGCGGTTTACCGTAGCTAATCCGCGCCATCTGATGAGTCCGGCAAAAATAAAATACATAAAGCCGGCGGCAAACAAGCCGAACATGGTGGAAGGCAATCCCCACTCGCCGATAGAATAAATAATCGGAGCGATAAAGGCGAAAGAAGAACCTAAAAATATCGGCACTTTGCGTTTGGTAACCAGTTGGAACAACAAAGTGCCGATACCCGCGCCCAGTAAGGCGAGAGCAGGATTAAGGCCGGTAAGTAGCGGCACGAGAACCATCGCACCGAAAGCGACAAACAGAATTTGCGCACCGGATATAGCTAGTTTGAGTTGTTGCATGTTAGATTCCGTTATGTTTTTTAAACAA includes the following:
- a CDS encoding CTP synthase translates to MTKFIFVTGGVVSSLGKGIAAASIATILESRGLKVTMLKLDPYINVDPGTMSPFQHGEVFVTEDGAETDLDLGHYERFINSTMFRRNSFSAGQVYEHVIAKERRGDYLGGTVQVIPHITDEIKRKIHEGAAGHDVAIVEIGGTVGDIESLPFLEAIRQMRSQLGRNNTLFVHLSYVPYIAAAGEIKTKPTQHSVKELREIGIQPDVLICRMDRILPDEEKRKIALFCNVEERAVAGSYDADSIYEIPEMLHSQGIDNIICEQLQLNVQQADLTEWKKIVYAIKNPKHTVKIAMVGKYVDLTESYKSLTEALKHAGIHTETDVQITYIDSEAIEKEGTDCLKGMDAVLVPGGFGIRGVEGKIAAVKYARENKVPYLGICLGMQIALIEYARDVAGMEGANSTEFDLKTAYPVVALIDEWQTADGSVEKRDENTDLGGTMRLGAQEVELKPDSLAARIYGSTEIKERHRHRYEVNNNFLPQLEQAGLVIGGVSAGRERLVETIELPEHPWFFACQFHPEFTSTPRKGHPLFTAYIKAALANKKA
- a CDS encoding AMP-binding protein — encoded protein: MEKIWLQSYEQGINAEIDAERYNSIIEVFQESAGKHSHLPAFQNMGKTLTYAETSKLITDFASFLQNTLKLPRGERVAIMMPNLLQYPIALFGALKAGMIVVNTNPLYTPRELEHQLNDSGATTIVVLENFANTLELVLPRTKVKNVIVATVGDMFGLKGKLMNFVVRKVKKMVPEYRIANIIPFQTALKQGAAHPFTPVALTRDDTAFLQYTGGTTGVAKGAILTHGNICANMQQAAEWIKNLLEPGKEIVIAALPLYHILALTINLMIFTQAGAKILLITNPRDMKGFMGELKKEKISVFIGVNTLFNAMVNRPELAEIDFSALKLTLAGGMATQKPVAEKWKNITGTPIVEAYGLTEASPGVCCNPLSIPSYTGSIGLPVPSTEIELRDADGKEVPIGQPGEMWVRGPQVMKGYWNRPEETAKTIDSRGFLETGDIAVVDEKGWFKLVDRKKDLIVVSGFNVYPNEIEEVVAHHDKVLEVACIGVASEKTGEALKLFVVKKDPSLTKEELIAFCRTELTAYKVPKDIEFRDELPKSNVGKILRRELREEAQKS
- the mnmA gene encoding tRNA 2-thiouridine(34) synthase MnmA — protein: MMHTSTPQNIIVGLSGGVDSSVTAYLLKQQGHQVRGVFMQNWEDDDNDEYCSIKQDSFDAIAVADIIGIDIDIVNFASQYKDNVFAYFLTEYSAGRTPNPDVLCNAEIKFKCFLDYAVEQGADVIATGHYARKEVRDGVHYLLKGLDNNKDQSYFLYRLKPHQLERAIFPLGDLEKPEVRRLAAEAELPTAAKKDSTGICFIGERPFREFLQQYLPTDNGDMVTPEGKKVGEHVGLMFYTIGQRKGLGIGGAGEPWFVAGKDLTRNRLTVVQGHDHPLLYTKSLTMNDLSWTLPERPAEGRYTCKTRYRMADAPCKLRYIDDETAELLFDEPQWAVTPGQSAVLYDGDVCLGGGIITATDKPVIITK
- a CDS encoding GNAT family N-acetyltransferase, yielding MPIPPLKKRKQHLNPKGRLKINIQTAFDIYPPIVYRSINMQWHSKTFPQLTNLELYRILQLRSRIFVVEQNCAFLDSDGLDLEAVHIYYGNENTVAAYARILKTPDHPIAPAAIGRLAVAAEYRRQGLAAETLQRGMNYIQTVWQYRTIYLQAQTYLLPFYRCFGYETVSEEYSEDGIPHIDMRFTR
- a CDS encoding YdgA family protein, producing MKKLLISVSLAAVFALAAIFIGLPYYLGTKTEESLNAQQTLLAQSSFLTVESHQYERGWFGATETTVIRLKPTLLHNTQKYLPDNLKTLLKEPITVVNHIKHGPFAGGLTPVRAHVETEFKYHPETAKVLARFFGGQTPVSMTNTVYLNGNGKITLNVPSFDYEELSGIKLNWKGLEGATSYQADFQNYTHDYSAPALQIKLADKGDVGMENLRLRTQTIDGSNRLALGRSEFSLDKLSLQWKEGIDYNVKLNELVNLVTDLQIGAFINPTGTVAPSKILLEKLRFDTETHENGGWIDSKGRFRFQTLTYGNDRYGPLDIDIAAEHLDAKGLLAIKNKMAELASTEMTEEQIQNELLKTAKTEAAGLFTQNPVLKVKAFNFTMPQGMVDVKGEMRFNGLTRADMNDFGAMVKKTEAKLDMRVPQKLLEELAINQAGSIFSVNPEDAAEGRASIEDINETLRLMVDSTVNSMAREQYLTLNDGNIRTLIELNKGRLKLNGKVFESEPEPDFNENDLLPENADSAFEEEETTS
- a CDS encoding DUF4149 domain-containing protein, with protein sequence MNKLAAVLVGVWLGLQLGVGYLVAPILFQNMGRMEAGALAGVMFNVVAYTGMAVWLLVYFIGRAELNRHVMRSHTNKFVLALLSFLAANQFLVTPVIEAHKAGTTNWLLSLIGGSFGQWHGISSIIYMICSVLALGLVFRLLKLDWY
- a CDS encoding uracil-xanthine permease family protein — protein: MQQLKLAISGAQILFVAFGAMVLVPLLTGLNPALALLGAGIGTLLFQLVTKRKVPIFLGSSFAFIAPIIYSIGEWGLPSTMFGLFAAGFMYFIFAGLIRWRGLATVNRLLPPVVIGPVIMVIGLSVAAVASQMAMGQAGGEQVIDYTQSLLLSGFTFAVTVIVAVFGSKMMKLVPILIGVAAGYALALVMGLVDTAPIMNAPWFAVPHFETPQINWQAALFMLPVAIAPAIEHIGGVMAIGKVTGNDYAKDPGLDKTLAGDGLGVCVAGLIGGPPVTTYGEVTGAVMITKNSNPKIMTWAAIFAISMAFFGKFNAFLASIPLPVMGGIMILLFGTIASLGLKTLIDAKVNLMQPKNLVIVSSVLTTGVGGMVIKFGSMSFAGVGLCAILAILLNWLLPDEKSSNTLISKDI